In Erigeron canadensis isolate Cc75 chromosome 1, C_canadensis_v1, whole genome shotgun sequence, a single window of DNA contains:
- the LOC122586022 gene encoding malonyl-coenzyme A:anthocyanin 3-O-glucoside-6''-O-malonyltransferase-like, with amino-acid sequence MGSLPILSVVEQSQVWPPPATVDDTLLPLSFFDFMWIRQPPVHYLFFYEHSVTETHFLETIVPDLKNSLSATLQYFYPFAGNLVVYPTSKKPEISYVQGDSLAVTFAKCNLAFKELTANHPRDCDKFYHLISPLGDAVKTSDYTRIPLFSVQVTFFPNHGISIGMTNHHSLGDANTRFSFMNAWTSIARSGNTDSFLSTGKLPLYDRVVKNPKLDESYLMFVKAETFKEDYQPQILSGPTDIQRATLILTRNVLNQLKKRVSEKLPTLAYVSSFTVACAYIWSCIAKTRNDELQLFGFVIDCRARMDPPIPVAYFGNCLGGCMTIEKTTLLTGKEGFITAAKVLGENLHKTLTDNDGILKDITFYGELFKNGMPTTMIGVAGTPKLKFYDMDFGWGKPKKVETISIDYNGSISMNSCKESNEDLEIGVCLSTNEMAVFVRIFDEALETYL; translated from the coding sequence ATGGGTTCCCTTCCAATCCTATCTGTTGTTGAACAGTCCCAAGTATggccaccaccagccaccgttGACGACACGTTGCTACCGCTTAGTTTCTTCGACTTCATGTGGATACGTCAACCCCCCGTCCACTATCTTTTTTTCTATGAACACTCTGTTACTGAAACCCATTTCCTTGAAACAATCGTACCCGATCTTAAAAACTCCTTATCAGCCACTCTTCAATATTTTTATCCCTTTGCAGGTAACTTGGTCGTTTACCCGACTTCTAAAAAACCAGAAATTAGTTACGTTCAAGGTGATTCTCTTGCGGTTACATTCGCTAAATGTAACCTTGCTTTCAAAGAACTAACAGCAAACCATCCCCGGGACTGTGACAAGTTTTACCATCTTATAAGTCCACTAGGCGATGCTGTTAAAACATCCGATTATACTAGGATCCCGCTCTTTTCTGTACAAGTGACATTTTTCCCAAACCATGGCATCTCTATCGGAATGACAAATCACCATAGCCTAGGTGATGCTAACACACGGTTTTCTTTCATGAACGCGTGGACATCTATTGCTAGATCGGGTAACACTGATTCTTTTCTAAGTACCGGCAAGTTGCCATTATATGACAGAGTGGTTAAAAACCCAAAACTAGATGAAAGTTATCTAATGTTTGTCAAGGCCGAAACTTTCAAAGAAGATTATCAACCTCAAATCCTATCAGGCCCAACTGATATACAACGGGCTACTCTTATTTTGACCAGAAATGTTCTTAATCAGTTGAAGAAGAGAGTATCAGAGAAACTACCAACATTAGCTTATGTGTCATCTTTTACGGTGGCATGTGCTTATATATGGAGTTGCATAGCCAAAACACGCAACGATGAGCTACAACTATTTGGTTTTGTGATCGATTGTAGGGCACGAATGGATCCCCCAATCCCTGTTGCCTACTTTGGTAACTGTCTTGGGGGATGTATGACAATAGAGAAGACGACTCTTTTAACTGGAAAAGAAGGGTTCATTACTGCTGCAAAGGTGCTTGGAGAAAACCTACATAAGACCCTAACAGATAATGATGGAATCCTCAAAGATATAACATTCTACGGAGAACTATTTAAGAATGGAATGCCAACAACTATGATCGGTGTTGCTGGAACTCCCAAGCTGAAGTTTTATGACATGGATTTCGGATGGGGGAAACCCAAAAAGGTCGAAACAATTTCCATTGATTATAATGGGTCGATATCTATGAACTCCTGCAAAGAATCGAATGAAGATCTGGAGATTGGTGTTTGCCTTTCGACTAATGAGATGGCAGTTTTTGTTCGTATATTTGACGAGGCATTAGAAACATACCTTTAG